TGCAGGCTGGTGTCGATACCCCACTCCGCGCAAAACTCGGCAATGCTCTGACTGGTAGGATCGCCTGGCTGACTCAGGTACATGGCGGTATCAAAACCGATCCCGCCGCAACCAACAATGGCCACGCGCTTCCCGACCGGGGCTTTGTCGCGCAAGACATCAAGATAGGTCAGTACTTTCGGATGATCGATACCGGCGATCGGCGGCTGACGCGGCGCGATCCCACTGGCGAGGATCACTTCATCAAAGGACTGAAGGCAGTCGGCGCTCACGAACTGATTCAGTTTCAGCGTGACGCCAGTGACGTCGATCATTCGGCGGTAATAGCGCAGCGTTTCATAAAATTCTTCTTTGCCGGGGATCTGTTTAGCGATGTTAAATTGCCCGCCGATCTCGGCGTTGGCATCAAACAGGGTGACAGCATGACCACGCGCGGCGGCGTTGATCGCAAAAGCAAGACCTGCAGGCCCGGCTCCTACCACGGCCAGATTTTTCTTAACCACCGCTGGCAAGACAGGCATTTTTGTTTCGTGGCAGGCGCGGGGATTCACCAGGCATGAGGTGACTTTGCCAACGAAGATCTGATCCAGGCACGCCTGGTTACAACCGATGCAGGTGTTGATCTCATCGGCACGCCCGGACTCCGCCTTTGAAAGCAGTTCGGCGTCGGCGAGGAACGGACGCGCCATCGACACCATATCCGCGTCGCCACGGGCAAGAATATCGTCGGCCACCTGCGGATCGTTGATGCGGTTGGTGGTGACCAGCGGGATTGTCACGTGACCTTTCAGCTTGCGGGTTACCCAGCTAAATGCACCGCGCGGGACCGGCGTGGCGATGGTAGGAATGCGGGCTTCATGCCAGCCGATGCCCGTGTTAATGATAGTTGCGCCTGCGGCTTCAATGGCCTGCGCCAGCTGTACGGTTTCCTCAAAGGTGCCGCCGTTTTCCACCAAATCCAGCATCGACAGGCGATAGATAATGATGAAATCGTTGCCGACGCGCTGGCGTACTGCCCGCACGACTTCTACAGCAAAACGCATCCGGTTGGCATAGTCGCCGCCCCATTGGTCCTGGCGTTGGTTGGTACGCACGGTGAGAAACTCGTTAATCAGATACCCTTCAGAGCCCATCACCTCCACGCCGTCGTATCCTGCTTCGCGCGCCAGTTGTGCGCAGCGCGCGAAGTCGTCAATCAGTTGCAGGATCTCGTCATGGGTCAGCTCATGAGGCGTAAAGCGGTTTATCGGCGCCTGTAGCGCGGAGGGCGCCACCAGGTGCGGTTGGTAGCTGTAGCGCCCGGTGTGCAGGATCTGAAGGGCGATTTTGCCGCCTTCATCATGAACCGCATCGGTGATGGTGCGATGGAATGGTAATTGCCTTGCGTCATTCAGCGTTGCGCCACCTTCCATTCCCACGCCGGAGAGCGCAGGGGCGATACCACCGCTGACAATCAGCGCGACGCCATGCTTCGCGCGCTCGGCGTAGAAGGCCGCCAGACGTTCCGCGCCGTCGGGATACTCCTCAAGGCCGGTATGCATTGAACCCATTAGCACGCGGTTTTTAAGCTGGGTAAAGCCCAGGTCGAGTGGGGCGAACAGCGACGGATAGCTCATAAGGGTGTCCAGTATGTAAAATTATTGTTATGTGGTCGGATGAGTTCTAATTTAGCTGTCGGTGCGCAAAAGGGAAAAGAGGAATGTAATGATTGTGATGGGATTCAAAAAAGATGCTCCCCCCGAAGGGAGAGCGAACCGGAGATGGTGCTTTTTTTAGTGTGCTGGTCGTTACTGAATGTTTGAAGCGGGGGCGGCTTCGATTGCTTGCTCTTCTTTGGTTAAGCCTTTTATGTACCTGCTGTATTTCCACCAGGCAAAACCGAGGAAGATAACAATGCCACCCACGTTATAAAAAATAATGGTCATGATGTTACCGCCAGTAGGGAATGTAGAGGCGATAAATCCGACGGTAAAAAGCGCAATCAGCATGGAAACCACAATAATACCGGTGCGTTGTGACCCCATGCGGAAGTCGCGCGGTAAATGATCCAGTTTTACCCGCAGATTCAGATAAGCCAGCATAATAAACAGCGGCGGCAGCATGGAGGCGGCGGCAGTCATATTAATGATGGTGTTCATAAGATCCTGCACGGTATTGGAGCCGAGCATTGGGATTATCATCAGCGGAATAACGATCAGATACTGGAGCCAGGCCGCTCGCGCCGGTACGCCGTTTTCGTTAAGCTCGACGGTTTTCTTGCCGAAAATACCTTCCGGGATCTCAGAGAAGAAAATTTTCACCGGCGTTGCGGTCCACATCAGCAAGGACCCGAACATGGCGGTAAAGGAAACCAGACCGACAAAACGATTGACGATGAGTTCTGGCAGACCGAACCAGGCGGCCAGACCATGGAATACCTGCACAGAACCGCCGGTAAACTTCAGCTCTTTGCTGCTGACAAAGACGTTGATCAGCACCGATGAAATGGAATACAGCACGCCGATAAAGATCCCGGCAATGATGATCACTTTTACAAACGATTTCGAACCGCCTTTGACGTCGTTAACGTAAACGGCAACGGATTCTGCGCCACCTGCGGCCATGAAGATCCAGGTGGTAATGCCGAGGAATGCCCAGTTGAAATTCGGGATCATCGCATCAACGGTAATCGGATCGGCTGGCTGTACACCGCCAACCAGAGCGGTACCCGCCAGTAAAATATAGGACAAGGTGAGCAGCAGCATCAGCGTGGAAGTCACTGAAGTGATGGGACCCAGCATTTTCGCCCCGTTGGTGGAGACCCAGGTCGAGAAGGCGAACAGCACCATACTCAGGACGGTGGTCGCAATCGGCGTCAGAATATATTCGTAGCCGAGAAACGCGTAAGAGGCATAGGCAATAACGCGTGGTAGCAGCGAAGTGAAAAAGAACAGATTGACGAACCAGTAGGTGTAGGCGGTAATAAACGCCCAGCGACCGCCCAACGAACTTTTTACCCACGCATAAACCCCTGCCTCTGAGTTTTTATTCAGCGAGACAAATTCCGCGATGATTAAGCAGAAGGGAATAAAATAAAAAATCGTGGCCAGGAAAAACATCGGTGCGGATGCCAGCCCAAGCTCAATATTATTATTGATGACGTTATTGAAACTATAAACGGCGGCAAACGTGAGTGACAGTAAACCGAATTTACCGATTGTATTACGTTTGGTATCAGACATAACACATCTCCGAACATTTGTAGGGTAGGGCGATGCCATTCTGACATCGCCCGTTTTTTTTATTTGTTATGGAAGTAACCGTCTTCGATGGTCACTCTGAGTACGACTTTTTTAACTGCGTTATTGCAAATAAAACGGTAAGCCTCATGGTTTTCACAAATAACCATCTGGCCTTCATGCACTTCAACGGTTTGTCCGCACCCTTTCAGGTATTCGCGATCGGTTTCATCACGGTAATATTCAACAATTTGCAATTCATCCTTGGGCGCAAATTCAATTTTTTGCTGTCCCTGTAAGTAATAATGCACGTCAAAATAACGACGATGCCCGGTAAATAGCGCATCGGTAGCTGAATCGGTTTCCACGCGATAACTGAGCGAATCGCCGATGGAATGGGCGACACCAGGTCGAATGTTATCAATATTTTCGATCGCTTCGACGCAGCGCTGCCATTTCCGACCGGAGGCGTAGAGTTGTCGGAACTGTTCTAAGTTATCGAGGATTCTCATTTTTCATTCTCGCTGTGCAAATTCGTGGAAAAGAAACCCGCGCCAAAGGCGTGACAAGCGTAGGTCTGAGCGGTGGTTTCTCCGCCAGAAACCGGCAGCAATGTAAAGCCGTAGCGGAAAGGTCTGAGCCAGACGCGCCAGCTATCCAGCACTTCGCTTCCCCAGGAGTTAGAGCCAAGCCCGAGCAACTGGTGGTCCAGATTCAGCGTGATGTCATCGCGACGCTGCAGCTCATTACAATGCTGTGCGGAATGAATATCCTCTGGCGTGTAGTGCCAGGCGCTAAAGTTGATCGGCTGTTGCGGTACAACCAGCAGGCCATTGCCGTGACGGTTGGTCAGCGCAGCCCAGCGCACATGCTGGCGGTTGCCGTTGTTTTGCGGGAAGGGATAGTTCTCGAACATCTCATCCACGGTGGCACGCCAGATGTCGATGATATTGGCCTGCTGACTGTCGGCGTAGTTTTCACCCGGCCCACGGCCATACCAGGCGACCTGATCGAGCGCGCCGTTGATGCCCAACGTGAAACCGATGCACGGAATAATGTGCGGGTACTCGCCGTAACGCTCGCCCGAAAGCTCGACATTCACCTGACCGTCCGCCGCAATGCGCCAGCGATAGGTGCAGCGCATCCCGAAATCAAACACCGGCGGCGCGATGATGGTGCGGCTGGTGATAAGAATTGCGTCGTCAGCCTGCTCAATGGCGAAATCGCGCAAATGCTCCTGCATGATCTGCAAATGGTTCGGCTGCCAGAGACCTTCAAACTCCTGTTTGTGGTTATCAATCATCGGTTTGAAGAAGTTAATCTTCGGCTCGCGGGTGATCAGCTCCTCACCGTTAACCTGCCAGGAGGTGGGTTTTCCATTCAGCTTTGAGAAGGTCAGCGCGAAGTTAAAACCACCAACGGTACAGTGCTGTCGATCTTCCTCCAGAGTCAGAGGACGCGCATTTTTCTGGCTGAACGGCACTGGTGCGGTGGTTCTAGCCTTCAGCGGGAACTGGTAAGTGGCGATGTGATGTCCGGCGTCGCTGTAGAGCGTGCGGGAATCTTTCGTCACGGTGATATTGAGGAACGCTTCGCGGGCGTCCAGCGTCGGCAGCGCGCATGTCACGAGCGCGTCACTGTCTGGCGCGACACCATGCAGTTTGATGCTCTGTGTGGAGAGCGTTTCGCCTTCTGCGCGAACGTCAATGTGCAGGGTGTAATCGTCGAGCGTGGTAAACCACAGCTTGTTTTCCACCCGCAGTTCGCCACGCGCCAGATCCACCGCGTGAACCTTCACCGGCGCGATAACCTGTTTGTACTCTTTCAGGCCCGGCCCCGGTGTTTGATCGGAATAAATCAGACCGTCGAGACAGAAGTTGTAGTTGTTCGGGTAATCACCGTAATCGCCGCCGAATTTGTACCAGACGTTACCGTTGTCATCTTTTGCCTGAATGCCGTGGTCGCACCATTCCCAGACATAGTGGCCCTGGATGCAGTCATGCTGGTAAAAAACGTTTTGATATTCCGTCAGTCCGCCAGGGCCGTTGCCCATTGCGTGGGCGTATTCGCAGATAATGCGCGGCTTGGGATGAGGATACTCACCAAATTCGTTCATCAGCGGTACACGGGTGTACATGGTGGAGATGATATCCACGACTTCCGCGTCGCGATCTTCTTCGTAATGAATCAGTCGTGTGTCGTCCAGCGCTTTGGCGGCGTGGTACATGGCGCGGATATTACAGCCGTATCCGGACTCGTTACCGAGCGACCAGATGATGATCGAAGGATGGTTTTTCTGCGCGTGGACGTGACGCACAATGCGCTCAACATACACATGTTCCCAGGCGGGATCGTCGGTGATCTGGCTGATATTGCCGACGTTGGCAAATCCATGCGATTCAACATCGGTTTCCGCCATCACAAACAGGCCGTAGATATCGCACAGTTCATAAAAACGAGGATCGTTGGGGTAATGCGCGGTACGCACCGAGTTGATATTGTGCTGCTTCATCAGCAGCAGATCTTTTTCGACGCGATCCATTCCGACCGCGCGGCCTTTGAGATGATCATTATCGTGACGGTTGACGCCGTGCAGCATCACATAGCGGTTATTGATGTAAAACAGCCCGTCGCGAACTTTAATATCGCGGAACCCGACGCGCTGTGGCACCACTTCCAGAATATTACCGTTGGCGTCTTTCAGCACCATCACCAGATGGTAGAGATACGGCGACTCTGCGGACCACTGTTGCGGCGCGTTCACCTCAATCGCAAAATCAGCGTGGGTGAGCTCGTCTACCTTCAGCGTTTCGATAACGCCGGTGTGAACGACGCTCTCGCCGTCAAACAGCGTATATTCCAGCGAGGTGAGCGCAGGGACGGAAGCCAGGTTTTCCAGCGTTATCTGGCAGTGCAGGCTGGCGTCGCGGTAGTTGTCGTGAAAATCGGTGCGGACGGTAAAATCCTGAATGTGGGTTGCATGCTTGCCGACCAGATAAACGTCGCGGAAGATCCCTGCGGACCACCACATGTCCTGATCTTCAATATAGGTTGAGTCTGCCCACTGCATGACCCGCACGCACAGCAGGTTGTCGCCTGTCGTGGCGACTGCGCTAATATCGAACTCCGCTGTCAGGCGACTGCCTTTGCTGAACCCAACATAATGGCCGTTAACGTAGACCTCGAAATAGGTTTCGACACCGTCAAACTTGATAATCGTCTGCTTATCTTTCCAGCCTTCACTAAGGGTAAAAATACGCTGGTATGCGCCGGTGGGGTTATCGCTGGGAACATAAGGCACATCGATCGGGAACGGGAACCCTTCGTCGGTGTACTGGAGCTTCCCGTGGCCTTCCATCTGCCACATGCCGGGAACCGTAATAGGCCCCCAGTCATTCATATACTCAGTGGTAAACGCGTCCGGCACCTGCAGCGGATGATCAAAGAACTGGAAGTTCCACTGACCGCTCAGCGGCAGAAAGTAGCTGCTGGTTTCGCGAACAAATGAGCGAGCCTGGGCAACGGAATCATAAGAAAAAAAGTACGCACGTGGCGCCAGTCGATTTTCGTGGGTGAGCTGAATGTTTTCCCAGCGATTCATAGGGCCTCCCGGTGGAGAGAAATCGGAACCATTCATGTAGATGGTGAGTAAGTGTTATTGGAGGTGATTTTAGTAAAAGTTTTACTAAAATATAGCAATAAAGATGATTAACTTTAACTTGATCACAAAACCAGCGTGTAAGCCGACTGCGGATGAATGAAAATGCGCGCCCGGCGTGCTGAGTCGCCGGGCGGGAGAAAAGGGGGATTAGCGGGTGGTGCCGCGCAGCTTTAACTTGCTGGGAACGAAGACTAAAAGCGGGAGTGCGCGCCCGTCGCGGGCTTTTTCATACAGCAGGTTGACGCCCTGGCTGCCCATCATTTCGGAATGAATACGTACGGTGGAAAGCGGAGGAAAGGTAAACCGCGCGGTTGGGATGTCGTTTACGCTGATCAGTGAAATATCGCGGGGAATCTCCAGTCCACGTTCATGGATGGCGCGCAGAACGCCAATGGCGATAGAGTCGGATGCGACAAACAGCGCGCTGGGGAAATCGTCTTTGGCCAGCATCTGTTTTGCCAGCTTATATCCCGATGAGCTGGAGAAACCGCCGCGCCAGATATCCTCTTCACGGACAACCTTCTTCAGGCGGCCATATTCCACAAATGCCGCTTCGCGGATATCCGCTTTGCCGGGCTCATCTTCCCCGCCAATAAAGCCGATACGGTTCATGCCCTGCGCGATGAAAAAGTCGATAATTTCTTTGCTTATCCGCGCCAGATCGATATCGATGGCGTCATATTCGCTGCTGGATTCATGAAAGTCGATAAAGCAGATATTGTCAGTCAACGCGGTCGCCGCGTCGCGCAGTTCGGTGGACGGTTTACCGACGATCAAAATGCCCGTGATGTTCCTGATTTCCGGCAGCCCGCTGTGTTCATAGCAGTTGGTCAGCTCGATCCCGAGTTTTTCGCATTGCGTTTCAATCCCGTGACGGATCGCGAGATAGTAAGGATCGTTAATCTCCAGCTCCTGCTGGTAGCTGTAGATCGCCAGAATATGTTGCAGACTTACCGTGGCAGACTGGCTCTTACGGGCGCTGCTGGTTTTGTACTCCAGCTTCTCCGCAATTTCCAGAATGCGATGTTTGGTCTCTTCTTTGACATTCAGCGTGGGGTCATCGTTTAAAACCCGCGACACGGTCGCCAGGGATACGCCAGCTTCGAGTGCAATATCTTTAAGTGTTGCCATAATTACCTTTTTCGACTTTTCCCTGAGTAGCGTTTTCATTGTAAAGGAAGTGCTTATCTATTCATCTGTTTTCAGTAAATAAAGCGTGTTTATTTGACTCGCTCAGGGTAAATCCTCGCTTTCAGAGTGTGATCCGCGTGTCATTTTCCCTTTTTTAAGCGCAGCGCTAGGAAAATATTTTGCTATGATTTAGTAAATTTTTACTAATGGAGAGAAAATGGACACTGTTGCATTTGAGGAGTTCGCCCGACTGGAAATACGGGTTGGAAAAATTGTCCAGGTTAAGCGCCATGAAAACGCCGATAAGCTTTATATCGTGCAGGTCGATGTCGGCGAGCGGACGTTGCAAACCGTCACCAGCCTGGTGCCGTACTACAGTGAGGAGGAACTGGCAGGGAAAACGGTGGTGGTGCTGTGTAATCTTGCCAAAGCCAAAATGCGCGGCGAAACCTCGGAGTGCATGTTGCTATGCGCCGAAACCGACGATGGTAGCGAGAGCGTCCTGTTGACGCCGGAACGTGTGATGCCCGCCGGTGTGCGGATTGTGTGAGTGATGTGAGCAGGCCGGATGACGATGCAAATGCATCTTATCCGGCCTACGGGGTGGTGTCTGCGTAGGCCGGATAAGAACGTCGCCGCCATCCGGCATCTGTCACACTTGCTCCACGCTGACGCGCATGGCCGCCAACGCCTTGCGAGTCGCTTTGAGTACCAGTTCACACTGCTCAATGGTCAGGGTGAGCGGTGGTTCGATACGAATCGTTTTCGCGTTGTTGAGCGTTCCGGCAACCAACACGCGCTGGCGGAACATCTCGCTGGCAAAGTTGTAGCCGATCTCGTTATCGA
This Citrobacter enshiensis DNA region includes the following protein-coding sequences:
- a CDS encoding NADPH-dependent 2,4-dienoyl-CoA reductase, with the translated sequence MSYPSLFAPLDLGFTQLKNRVLMGSMHTGLEEYPDGAERLAAFYAERAKHGVALIVSGGIAPALSGVGMEGGATLNDARQLPFHRTITDAVHDEGGKIALQILHTGRYSYQPHLVAPSALQAPINRFTPHELTHDEILQLIDDFARCAQLAREAGYDGVEVMGSEGYLINEFLTVRTNQRQDQWGGDYANRMRFAVEVVRAVRQRVGNDFIIIYRLSMLDLVENGGTFEETVQLAQAIEAAGATIINTGIGWHEARIPTIATPVPRGAFSWVTRKLKGHVTIPLVTTNRINDPQVADDILARGDADMVSMARPFLADAELLSKAESGRADEINTCIGCNQACLDQIFVGKVTSCLVNPRACHETKMPVLPAVVKKNLAVVGAGPAGLAFAINAAARGHAVTLFDANAEIGGQFNIAKQIPGKEEFYETLRYYRRMIDVTGVTLKLNQFVSADCLQSFDEVILASGIAPRQPPIAGIDHPKVLTYLDVLRDKAPVGKRVAIVGCGGIGFDTAMYLSQPGDPTSQSIAEFCAEWGIDTSLQQAGGLRPEGPHLSRSPRQIVMLQRKASKPGQGLGKTTGWIHRATLLSRGVKMIPAVSYQKIDDEGLHVLINGEPQLLAVDNVVICAGQEPRRELADPLHAAGKVVHLIGGCDVAMELDARRAIAQGTRLALGI
- a CDS encoding amino acid permease — encoded protein: MSDTKRNTIGKFGLLSLTFAAVYSFNNVINNNIELGLASAPMFFLATIFYFIPFCLIIAEFVSLNKNSEAGVYAWVKSSLGGRWAFITAYTYWFVNLFFFTSLLPRVIAYASYAFLGYEYILTPIATTVLSMVLFAFSTWVSTNGAKMLGPITSVTSTLMLLLTLSYILLAGTALVGGVQPADPITVDAMIPNFNWAFLGITTWIFMAAGGAESVAVYVNDVKGGSKSFVKVIIIAGIFIGVLYSISSVLINVFVSSKELKFTGGSVQVFHGLAAWFGLPELIVNRFVGLVSFTAMFGSLLMWTATPVKIFFSEIPEGIFGKKTVELNENGVPARAAWLQYLIVIPLMIIPMLGSNTVQDLMNTIINMTAAASMLPPLFIMLAYLNLRVKLDHLPRDFRMGSQRTGIIVVSMLIALFTVGFIASTFPTGGNIMTIIFYNVGGIVIFLGFAWWKYSRYIKGLTKEEQAIEAAPASNIQ
- a CDS encoding beta-galactosidase subunit beta, with protein sequence MRILDNLEQFRQLYASGRKWQRCVEAIENIDNIRPGVAHSIGDSLSYRVETDSATDALFTGHRRYFDVHYYLQGQQKIEFAPKDELQIVEYYRDETDREYLKGCGQTVEVHEGQMVICENHEAYRFICNNAVKKVVLRVTIEDGYFHNK
- the ebgA gene encoding beta-galactosidase subunit alpha, producing MNRWENIQLTHENRLAPRAYFFSYDSVAQARSFVRETSSYFLPLSGQWNFQFFDHPLQVPDAFTTEYMNDWGPITVPGMWQMEGHGKLQYTDEGFPFPIDVPYVPSDNPTGAYQRIFTLSEGWKDKQTIIKFDGVETYFEVYVNGHYVGFSKGSRLTAEFDISAVATTGDNLLCVRVMQWADSTYIEDQDMWWSAGIFRDVYLVGKHATHIQDFTVRTDFHDNYRDASLHCQITLENLASVPALTSLEYTLFDGESVVHTGVIETLKVDELTHADFAIEVNAPQQWSAESPYLYHLVMVLKDANGNILEVVPQRVGFRDIKVRDGLFYINNRYVMLHGVNRHDNDHLKGRAVGMDRVEKDLLLMKQHNINSVRTAHYPNDPRFYELCDIYGLFVMAETDVESHGFANVGNISQITDDPAWEHVYVERIVRHVHAQKNHPSIIIWSLGNESGYGCNIRAMYHAAKALDDTRLIHYEEDRDAEVVDIISTMYTRVPLMNEFGEYPHPKPRIICEYAHAMGNGPGGLTEYQNVFYQHDCIQGHYVWEWCDHGIQAKDDNGNVWYKFGGDYGDYPNNYNFCLDGLIYSDQTPGPGLKEYKQVIAPVKVHAVDLARGELRVENKLWFTTLDDYTLHIDVRAEGETLSTQSIKLHGVAPDSDALVTCALPTLDAREAFLNITVTKDSRTLYSDAGHHIATYQFPLKARTTAPVPFSQKNARPLTLEEDRQHCTVGGFNFALTFSKLNGKPTSWQVNGEELITREPKINFFKPMIDNHKQEFEGLWQPNHLQIMQEHLRDFAIEQADDAILITSRTIIAPPVFDFGMRCTYRWRIAADGQVNVELSGERYGEYPHIIPCIGFTLGINGALDQVAWYGRGPGENYADSQQANIIDIWRATVDEMFENYPFPQNNGNRQHVRWAALTNRHGNGLLVVPQQPINFSAWHYTPEDIHSAQHCNELQRRDDITLNLDHQLLGLGSNSWGSEVLDSWRVWLRPFRYGFTLLPVSGGETTAQTYACHAFGAGFFSTNLHSENEK
- the ebgR gene encoding transcriptional regulator EbgR, encoding MATLKDIALEAGVSLATVSRVLNDDPTLNVKEETKHRILEIAEKLEYKTSSARKSQSATVSLQHILAIYSYQQELEINDPYYLAIRHGIETQCEKLGIELTNCYEHSGLPEIRNITGILIVGKPSTELRDAATALTDNICFIDFHESSSEYDAIDIDLARISKEIIDFFIAQGMNRIGFIGGEDEPGKADIREAAFVEYGRLKKVVREEDIWRGGFSSSSGYKLAKQMLAKDDFPSALFVASDSIAIGVLRAIHERGLEIPRDISLISVNDIPTARFTFPPLSTVRIHSEMMGSQGVNLLYEKARDGRALPLLVFVPSKLKLRGTTR
- a CDS encoding tRNA-binding protein, giving the protein MDTVAFEEFARLEIRVGKIVQVKRHENADKLYIVQVDVGERTLQTVTSLVPYYSEEELAGKTVVVLCNLAKAKMRGETSECMLLCAETDDGSESVLLTPERVMPAGVRIV